The Oncorhynchus tshawytscha isolate Ot180627B linkage group LG20, Otsh_v2.0, whole genome shotgun sequence genome has a window encoding:
- the rnf185 gene encoding E3 ubiquitin-protein ligase RNF185: protein MASAAPPPAAASTATENPIPGASSSTAGEGGNQDSTFECNICLDTSKDAVISLCGHLFCWPCLHQWLETRPNRQVCPVCKAGISREKVIPLYGRGSTGQQDPRERTPPRPQGQRPEPENRGGFQGFGFGDGGFQMSFGIGAFPFGIFATAFNINDGRPPPAAPGTPQHMDEQFLSRLFLFVALVIMFWLLIA from the exons ATGGCTAGCGCTGCCCCTCCACCAGCAGCTGCCTCGACTGCCACTGAGAACCCCATCCCCGGCGCAAGCAGCTCGACAGCGGGGGAGGGTGGTAACCAGGACAGCACATTCGAATGCAACATCTGCCTGGACACCTCCAAGGATGCAGTGATCAGTCTGTGTGGGCATCTCTTTTG TTGGCCCTGCTTACATCAG TGGTTGGAGACCAGACCTAACAGACAAGTGTGTCCAGTATGCAAAGCAGGCATCAGTCGAGAGAAAGTCATCCCACTATATGGCAGGGGAAGTACGGGCCAACAGGACCCAAG GGAGCGAACACCTCCTCGACCACAAGGACAGAGGCCAGAGCCTGAAAATCGTGGT GGATTTCAGGGTTTTGGTTTTGGAGATGGAGGATTCCAGATGTCTTTTGGCATTGGTGCCTTTCCATTTGGCATTTTTGCTACAGCTTTTAACATCAATGATGGAAGACCACCCCCAG CTGCCCCTGGAACCCCTCAGCACATGGATGAACAGTTCCTGTCTCGACTCTTTCTATTTGTTGCTCTGGTGATCATGTTTTGGCTGCTAATCGCATAA